The following is a genomic window from Nitrospira sp..
CGTTCGTCGTCTCGGGTAGGTTCCACCGGGCAGCAGGTTTCTGTTTGGATCGTGGCGTTGACCTGTGTGGGTCTCGCAGGGCATCCTGAGTGTCTTTCTGCAGCCGGTCCCCCTCCCGCCTATACCAAGGAACATACAATCACGATCGATCCCACTCCGCTGGTGCCCCAGTCCTGGTGGCAGGTTCCTGGTGTGACTCCGCAGCTCTGGACGTTGGATCCCGAGACGTCGGACGCCTATCGGACGACCGAGGCGCGCGAGTTGAAGCTCAAGCCGGGACAATACAAATTCATCAGTTTTACGTTCGACTTTCCCTTCACGATCGGTTTGGACGGAAAAGTGGAGTACTCCAAGTCACTCGATCAATGTGTGGAAGGCCGCGGGACCCAGACCTTGGTGGTGCGGTGCAAACGCACCTATCCCCATGGAGGTCAACGCGATGCCTATTACGGCAACAGCGAGGTTGGTGATGGCACAAGCACTCGATGATCTCCTCGATTCGCTTGACGATGCGGACGATGCGACCCGCGAAGAGGCGGCGAAGGCCCTGGCGGAATTAGCGGACCCCTCCACGTTGGATGCGCTTGTGGGCGCCTGTGGCGATGAATATTGGTCCGTGCGGGCTCGGGCCGGGTGGGGTGTCGCCAAGATCGGCGGCTCCAAGGCGATCGACGCCCTCATTACGCTGTTCAACGACCCCATCATGGAAGTGCGCAACGAGGCTGTCGCGGCGGTCGTGTCCCTCGGCGCGGGTCTGCTCGATCGATTGCTCACGGCGATGAAGGATGAGCGTTGGAGGGTGAGGGAACATGCCGCGAAGGTGTGTGGGGATCTCCGCGATCGACGCGCGGTCGACGGGTTGATCTTCGCCTGTCGGGATCGTGATGGAGCCGTGAAGAGCGCCGCGGCGGAAGCACTGGGCAAGATCGGCGACCCGAAAGCGGTTCCTGCGCTGGTCAAACTGTTCCGGGATTCATCGAAAATCGTGCGTGAAACGGCCGGTATCGCTCTGGTGACGATCGGACAACCTTCCGTCGATCTGCTGATCGAGACGCTGAAAGATAAGGATTTCGTCGTGCGGTGCCATGCGGCCCGCGCGTTGGGCGGCATGACGACGGACTACCAGATCGGCCGGAGTTGGGTGCGCGAACCGCGTGTCGTCGATGCCTTGATTGAGGCGTTGAAAGATCCGGATCGCGCCGTCCGTGAAGATGCCACGATCGCCCTCGGGATGATCGGCGACCCCCGTGCCATCGATGCGCTCTTGGAGGCCATGAAGGACGGTGCGGTCAAGCGCCATGCGATCGCGTCGTTGGGCATGATCGGCGATCCGCGGGCTCTTCCTGCCGTCTTAGCCGCCCTCAAGGGGAAGGGCATTCGCCAAGAAGGGACGCCGACACCGGGCTGCATCGTCAGTGAAGACGCCTTCATCAAGGAAGCGGCCGCCACGGCGCTCGGACATTTCCGCGACCCGCGGGTCGTTCCCGATCTCATCATGTTGTTGAAAGACGGTGTGTTGCGGGAGAAGGCGGCGGCTGCGCTGGTGCTGATCGGCGACTCGGCCATCGAGCCGCTGATTTCATTTCTCTACGATCCCAAGGCTTCGGAGGTCGAGGCCGAAGGCGAGCGTGTACTCTCCTATGCGTCGGTCCGGCTCACCGCCAAGGATTCCCTGCGGCTGTTGGTAGTCGAGACGTTGGAACAACTGGGGTGGACGCCTCCGGACGAAGATACGGCGGTGGACTCCAGTCAGGCGGACAATCTGCGTGTCGATCGGCCGCTCGGCGACATCGGCCGGTTCGGTCCCAGCGGAGATTTTGCGAAGGGTTCGGTGCGGTAACCGCCGTTCCATTTCCAGGGGCCCGTTTCTTGGGAGCGTCAAGCCGGGCCGAGGCACCATGGCCGACAGTGTCAGTGAACAGATTGCAGCCCTATCGGATGATGATTGGGCGGTCCGCGAAGAAGCAGCGATCCTGTTGGGGACTCTCAAGGATCCTCGGGCGGTTGTGCCGCTGACGAGGGCTCTTCGCGATGCCGATCGTGCCGTGCGCGAAGCCGCGATCGGAGCCCTTTCTTCCATCGGCGAACCGTCTGTTCTCGTTTTGGGTACTT
Proteins encoded in this region:
- a CDS encoding PBS lyase HEAT domain protein repeat-containing protein produces the protein MPITATARLVMAQALDDLLDSLDDADDATREEAAKALAELADPSTLDALVGACGDEYWSVRARAGWGVAKIGGSKAIDALITLFNDPIMEVRNEAVAAVVSLGAGLLDRLLTAMKDERWRVREHAAKVCGDLRDRRAVDGLIFACRDRDGAVKSAAAEALGKIGDPKAVPALVKLFRDSSKIVRETAGIALVTIGQPSVDLLIETLKDKDFVVRCHAARALGGMTTDYQIGRSWVREPRVVDALIEALKDPDRAVREDATIALGMIGDPRAIDALLEAMKDGAVKRHAIASLGMIGDPRALPAVLAALKGKGIRQEGTPTPGCIVSEDAFIKEAAATALGHFRDPRVVPDLIMLLKDGVLREKAAAALVLIGDSAIEPLISFLYDPKASEVEAEGERVLSYASVRLTAKDSLRLLVVETLEQLGWTPPDEDTAVDSSQADNLRVDRPLGDIGRFGPSGDFAKGSVR